TGCACCAGCAGCGGCGTACCGGTGAACAGCGTGATATAGCCTTTCACCAGCTGGCTGAATACCGGCGTTTTCAGCGCCAGCACCATGGTAAACAGCAGGGAGAGGATCAGCGCCGTCACCAGCGAGGCGACCGTTAGCGTCAGGCTGGTCTGTAGCCCTTGCATCAGTTCAGGAAGATAGTCCAGCATCAGCTGTTCCCCCGTTCAAAACGCGTGGTGCGCAGTTCGATACGTTTCAACACCGCCTGACTTAGCAGGGTAATAATCAGATAGATCGCCGCCGCCACCAGATACCAGGTAAACGGCTCCTGGGTGCGGGTAGCGATACTGCGGGTTTGCAGCATCAGATCGTTGACGCTGATCAGCGAAACCAGAGCGGTATCTTTCAGCAGTACCAGCCACTGATTTCCCAGCCCCGGCAGGGCATGACGCCACATCTGCGGCATAATCAGGCGGAAGAAAATCGCTGATTTTTTCATCCCCAGCGCCTGACCGGATTCCCACTGGCCTACCGGCACCGCTTTCAGCGCACCGCGCAGCGTTTGCGAGGCGTAGGCGGAGTAGAGGAACGACAGCGCGATCACGCCGCACAGGAAAGGGCTGACGTCAAAGTTATCGATCTGCATCTGTACCGGCAGCTTTACCAACCCCAGGTTGATCACAAATCCGTCAGAGAGCGTGAGCAGCAGCTGAGAGGCGCCGAAATAGATAAACAGCACCACCAGAATTTCCGGCAGGCCTCGGATCAGCGTCACCAGCGCGGTGCCAACCCAGGCGAGCGGTCGCCAACGCAGCGATTCCCAACCGGCAAACAGCATCGCCAGAGCCAGGCCGACCAGCAGCGCGCAGACGGCAAGGCCGACGGTCATCCCGGCGGCGCTTGCAAGAGGAAAGAATTCGTTCATTTAATTACTGCTGAAACCATTTGCTGTAGATGGTTTTCCAGGTGCCGTCAGCTTTGACTTTATCCAGCGCGGCATTCAATTTCTCCTGCAGCGCGCTATTGCCCTGACGCACCGCAATGCCCAGGCCGGTGCCGAAATAGGCTTTGTCAGTAACTTTCTCGCCGACCGCCGCCAGATTCTGGTTTTGCTTCAGCCATTCATTGACCACCGCCGTATCGCCGAATACCGCATCAATACGACCATTTTTCAGATCGAGAATCGCGTTTTGATAGCTGTCGTAAGGCACGGTCGTAATATCGCTGTGCTTGTCCGTCAGGTATTTCTGGTGCGTAGTGCCGTTCTGCACGCCAACGCGTTTGCCTTTCAGCGCCGCGACATCGGCCACTTTGGCCTTCTGGGCGATAAATAGCGCCGAGTTGTCGTAGTAAGGTTTGCTGAACAGCACCTGCTTTTCACGCTCCGGGGTGATATCCATTCCGGCCATCACCGCATCGAAACGACGGAATTTCAGGCTGGGGATCAGGCTATCGAACGCCTGATTGGTAAAGGTGCAGGTAGCGTTCATCTCTTTGCACAGCGCATTAGCCAGATCGACGTCGAAGCCCATAATTTTGTTATTGGCATCGACAAATTCAAACGGAGGGTAGGAGGCTTCCGTGGCGAAGCGAATGGTGTCGGCGGCGGAAGCACTCAGGCTGATACCAGCTAACAGCGCAGCAAGAACAATTTTTTTCATCTTTATGGCCCTGATCAGTGCGAGAGATAATTGGCAAACGCCTCGGTTTGCGGCTGTGTAAAACGGCTGGCGTCACCCTGTTCAACAATATAGCCATTTTCCATGTACACCACGCGGCTGGCCGTTTTACGGGCGACTTCCACCTCATGGGTAACGATGACCTGCGTAATGTTGGTTTGCGCCAGTTCACGAATAATGCTGACGATCTGCGCGGTGATTTCCGGGTCGAGCGCGGCGGTGGGTTCATCGAACAGCAGCACCGCAGGTTCCATCATCAGCGCGCGGGC
This Mixta hanseatica DNA region includes the following protein-coding sequences:
- the artQ gene encoding arginine ABC transporter permease ArtQ, which produces MNEFFPLASAAGMTVGLAVCALLVGLALAMLFAGWESLRWRPLAWVGTALVTLIRGLPEILVVLFIYFGASQLLLTLSDGFVINLGLVKLPVQMQIDNFDVSPFLCGVIALSFLYSAYASQTLRGALKAVPVGQWESGQALGMKKSAIFFRLIMPQMWRHALPGLGNQWLVLLKDTALVSLISVNDLMLQTRSIATRTQEPFTWYLVAAAIYLIITLLSQAVLKRIELRTTRFERGNS
- the artJ gene encoding arginine ABC transporter substrate-binding protein produces the protein MKKIVLAALLAGISLSASAADTIRFATEASYPPFEFVDANNKIMGFDVDLANALCKEMNATCTFTNQAFDSLIPSLKFRRFDAVMAGMDITPEREKQVLFSKPYYDNSALFIAQKAKVADVAALKGKRVGVQNGTTHQKYLTDKHSDITTVPYDSYQNAILDLKNGRIDAVFGDTAVVNEWLKQNQNLAAVGEKVTDKAYFGTGLGIAVRQGNSALQEKLNAALDKVKADGTWKTIYSKWFQQ